From one Rhizobium rosettiformans genomic stretch:
- the xdhA gene encoding xanthine dehydrogenase small subunit produces the protein MTDCIRFILNGEDIALTSLDPTETLLDFLRLKRRLTGSKEGCAEGDCGACTVLVGRLVAGRLQYQTVNACIRFVGSLNATHVVTVEHLAAKDGTLHPVQQAMVDCHGSQCGFCTPGFVMSLYGLWLTSENPSRAEIERALQGNLCRCTGYEPIVKAAEQVARIRPSSLFDPLERERANIIARLEEISTREAIAITGPDGRRLVVPGSVEGLAETLATHPKATVVAGATDVGLWVTKQMRVLDPVVFINHLEDLRKITVTPEGITLGAGVSYTSAFEALRREIPAFGRLIERIGGQQVRNMGTIGGNIANGSPIGDSPPALIALSATVTLRAASGTRTMPLEDFFIDYGKQDRQPGEFVQSMFVPRPKASSHVAIYKITKRRDEDISALCGAFHLESDADGTVTHIRIAFGGMAATPKRARAVEAALYGKPFTQATVEAARDAFDLDYKPLTDWRATAEYRQLTAKNLLTRFFLEVSGTPQELQRFAVEEA, from the coding sequence ATGACAGACTGCATTCGTTTCATCCTGAACGGCGAAGACATCGCCCTTACCAGCCTCGATCCCACCGAGACGCTGCTCGACTTCCTGCGCCTGAAGCGTCGGCTGACCGGCTCAAAGGAAGGCTGCGCCGAGGGCGACTGCGGCGCCTGCACGGTGTTGGTCGGGCGGCTCGTCGCAGGACGGCTACAGTATCAGACGGTCAATGCCTGCATCCGCTTTGTCGGCTCATTGAACGCCACGCACGTTGTCACGGTCGAACACCTCGCAGCCAAGGACGGGACGCTGCATCCCGTGCAGCAGGCCATGGTCGACTGTCACGGCTCGCAATGCGGTTTCTGCACCCCGGGCTTCGTCATGTCGCTTTACGGGCTTTGGCTGACCTCGGAAAACCCCAGCCGTGCCGAGATCGAGCGCGCGCTTCAGGGCAATCTCTGTCGCTGCACGGGTTATGAGCCGATCGTTAAGGCTGCCGAACAGGTCGCCCGCATCCGCCCGTCTTCCCTCTTCGACCCGCTGGAACGCGAACGGGCCAACATCATCGCGCGGCTGGAAGAGATCTCGACCCGCGAGGCGATCGCGATCACAGGCCCCGATGGCCGGCGCCTCGTCGTGCCCGGCAGCGTCGAAGGGCTGGCCGAAACGCTGGCTACCCATCCCAAGGCGACCGTTGTCGCCGGCGCCACCGATGTCGGTCTTTGGGTCACCAAGCAGATGCGCGTGCTCGACCCTGTCGTCTTCATCAATCATCTGGAAGACCTGCGGAAGATCACCGTCACGCCAGAGGGCATCACGCTCGGCGCCGGTGTCAGCTATACCAGCGCCTTCGAAGCGCTGCGCCGCGAAATCCCCGCCTTCGGTCGTCTGATTGAACGCATCGGCGGCCAGCAGGTGCGCAACATGGGCACGATCGGCGGCAATATCGCCAACGGCTCGCCGATCGGCGATAGCCCGCCGGCCCTGATCGCGCTCTCCGCCACTGTCACCCTGCGCGCAGCCTCAGGCACCCGCACCATGCCGCTCGAAGATTTCTTCATCGACTACGGCAAGCAGGACCGCCAGCCGGGCGAATTCGTCCAAAGCATGTTTGTGCCCCGCCCGAAAGCTTCGAGTCACGTCGCGATCTACAAGATCACCAAACGCCGCGACGAGGACATCTCGGCGCTCTGCGGCGCCTTCCATCTGGAGAGCGATGCCGATGGCACGGTCACCCATATCCGCATCGCCTTCGGCGGCATGGCGGCAACCCCGAAACGCGCCCGCGCCGTCGAGGCAGCCCTTTACGGCAAGCCCTTCACCCAGGCGACCGTGGAAGCTGCCCGCGACGCCTTCGATCTCGACTACAAGCCGCTCACCGACTGGCGCGCCACGGCGGAATATCGCCAGCTGACGGCGAAGAACCTGCTGACGCGGTTTTTCCTGGAAGTGTCCGGCACGCCGCAGGAACTGCAGCGCTTTGCGGTGGAGGAGGCGTGA
- a CDS encoding NnrU family protein, translating into MTLLILGIILFLATHLIRVVAPGFRLSMIDRFGETGWRVINSVMSLVSLVVLIWGYATAPVINLWFPPVGMNHLTTTLMLFAMICLVAGFLPAGHIATKTKHPIVLSIKIWAAAHLLANGDLASVLLFVALLAWGVVLRINYKRRVRAGDLVLKPFVSARFDAIAVVGGIVAWAVITMWLHKLLIGVAPLAM; encoded by the coding sequence ATGACGCTTCTCATCCTTGGCATCATCCTGTTTCTCGCTACCCATCTGATCCGCGTCGTCGCGCCCGGTTTCCGGCTGTCGATGATCGACCGCTTTGGCGAGACGGGCTGGCGGGTGATCAATTCGGTGATGAGCCTCGTGTCACTCGTCGTCCTGATCTGGGGCTATGCGACCGCGCCCGTCATCAATCTCTGGTTCCCGCCTGTCGGCATGAACCACCTGACGACAACGCTGATGCTGTTTGCGATGATCTGTCTGGTGGCCGGCTTCCTGCCGGCGGGCCATATCGCCACCAAGACCAAGCACCCGATCGTGCTGTCCATCAAGATCTGGGCGGCTGCCCATCTGCTCGCCAATGGGGACCTGGCGTCGGTTCTCCTGTTCGTCGCGCTTCTCGCCTGGGGCGTGGTCCTCAGGATCAACTACAAGCGGCGTGTACGGGCCGGCGATCTCGTGCTCAAGCCCTTCGTTTCGGCCCGCTTCGATGCGATTGCCGTGGTCGGTGGTATCGTCGCTTGGGCCGTCATCACCATGTGGCTGCACAAACTGTTGATCGGTGTGGCACCGCTTGCCATGTGA
- the map gene encoding type I methionyl aminopeptidase, which translates to MIVETEEDLVRLKDIGRICATAVKVMAAALEPGITTRELDLIGRKLLEDNGAQSAPELCYQFPGATCISVNEEIAHGIPGDRVIKAGDLVNIDVSAEKLGYFGDTGSSFIVPPGTAKQERLLRDGKRALWVGLNQVKTGRPLADIGNSIGAFAKKNRYTLITNLASHGVGRSLHEEPTELSTWPDPDETRIMEEGLVFTVEPFLSLGGQWAEDGDKDNWTLYSEPRAPTVQFEHTIVVTKNGPLVMTLAD; encoded by the coding sequence ATGATTGTTGAAACCGAAGAGGACCTCGTCCGTCTCAAGGATATCGGCCGTATCTGTGCGACCGCCGTCAAGGTGATGGCGGCGGCGCTAGAGCCGGGGATCACGACGCGCGAACTGGATCTGATCGGCCGAAAGCTACTGGAAGACAATGGCGCTCAGTCTGCGCCGGAGCTTTGCTACCAGTTTCCCGGTGCGACCTGCATCTCGGTCAATGAAGAGATCGCCCATGGCATTCCGGGCGACCGGGTCATCAAGGCGGGCGACCTCGTCAACATCGACGTCTCGGCGGAAAAGCTCGGTTACTTCGGCGATACCGGCTCGTCCTTCATCGTGCCGCCGGGCACGGCCAAGCAGGAACGCTTGCTGCGCGACGGCAAGCGGGCGCTTTGGGTGGGCTTGAACCAGGTGAAGACCGGACGGCCGCTGGCCGATATCGGCAATTCGATCGGCGCCTTTGCCAAGAAGAACCGCTATACGCTGATCACCAATCTCGCCAGCCACGGCGTCGGCCGCTCGTTGCACGAGGAACCGACGGAGCTTTCGACCTGGCCAGATCCGGATGAAACGCGGATCATGGAGGAGGGGCTTGTCTTTACCGTCGAGCCGTTTCTCTCGCTCGGCGGCCAATGGGCCGAGGACGGCGACAAGGACAACTGGACGCTCTACAGTGAGCCGCGCGCGCCGACCGTGCAGTTCGAACACACGATCGTGGTGACCAAGAACGGACCGCTGGTGATGACGCTCGCCGACTAG
- a CDS encoding polysaccharide deacetylase, whose protein sequence is MFRSLIAFSLAAMATTALAGEPAPAAKGADEQRPKQLLLVSFDGAHDNRLWARSREIGQKANARFTYFLSCTTLIPRARAGDYKAPGIKAGRSNIGFAISTEEVGNRLDHIWKARSEGHEIASHTCGHFDGKDWTKADWLKEFEAFDRVLTNAWKDNGLADREPEGWADFVTQDITGFRAPYLSAPESLFLAEREHGFRYDASIVTHDPTLPVEKAGVARFGLPLIPEGPRERRIIAMDYNLFIRHSAGIDHPSKADEFAERSYQAFRSAFDRQYDGERIPLQIGLHFVEMNGGAYWTAMERLVTEVCPLPDVACVTYAEALDMLEGRTNPAAAPGAM, encoded by the coding sequence ATGTTTCGTAGCCTGATTGCCTTTTCCCTCGCCGCAATGGCGACCACCGCGCTCGCCGGGGAGCCTGCCCCTGCGGCAAAAGGCGCAGATGAACAGAGGCCGAAACAACTGCTGCTCGTCTCCTTCGATGGCGCCCATGACAACAGGCTCTGGGCGCGCAGCCGCGAGATCGGCCAGAAAGCCAATGCCCGTTTCACCTATTTCCTCTCCTGCACCACGCTGATCCCGCGTGCCCGTGCTGGCGACTACAAGGCCCCGGGCATCAAGGCGGGCCGCTCGAATATCGGCTTTGCCATAAGCACGGAGGAAGTCGGCAACCGGCTGGACCACATCTGGAAGGCCCGCAGCGAAGGCCATGAGATTGCCAGCCATACCTGCGGCCATTTCGACGGCAAGGACTGGACGAAGGCGGACTGGCTGAAGGAATTCGAGGCCTTCGACCGGGTTCTGACGAATGCGTGGAAGGACAACGGCCTTGCCGATCGCGAACCGGAAGGCTGGGCGGACTTCGTCACGCAGGACATCACCGGTTTCCGCGCCCCTTATCTCTCGGCACCCGAAAGCCTGTTTCTAGCCGAGCGCGAACACGGCTTCCGGTATGACGCAAGCATCGTCACCCACGATCCGACGCTACCCGTCGAAAAAGCAGGCGTCGCCCGCTTTGGCCTGCCGCTGATCCCGGAAGGTCCCAGAGAGCGACGCATTATCGCCATGGACTACAATCTCTTCATCCGCCATTCCGCCGGCATCGACCATCCCTCGAAGGCCGACGAATTCGCCGAGCGCAGCTATCAGGCCTTCCGGTCGGCCTTCGATCGCCAATATGACGGCGAACGCATCCCCCTTCAGATCGGCCTGCATTTCGTCGAGATGAACGGCGGCGCCTACTGGACCGCGATGGAGCGGCTGGTAACGGAGGTCTGCCCTCTGCCCGATGTCGCCTGCGTGACCTATGCCGAAGCGCTCGACATGCTGGAGGGCCGGACCAACCCGGCGGCAGCCCCCGGCGCCATGTGA
- a CDS encoding tetratricopeptide repeat protein gives MVDQNDSFIREVNEELRSDQVRNAWKRYSRWIIGVAVVIVLGTAGHRLWTHWDSTQASDAGDKFLAALTLADQGKRDEAEAALQALEQEGYGAYGVLARFRGASVLAEKGDPAGAIASFKTIGDDASIPDAVRNTAKIRAAWLLVDTGTYQDVSALVESMATPTNAMRHAAREALGLAAYKAGDMVRAREWFEQISEDAETPRNVANRAQMLLDNIKASGKAP, from the coding sequence ATGGTTGACCAGAACGACAGCTTTATCCGCGAAGTGAACGAGGAGCTTCGCTCCGACCAGGTACGCAATGCCTGGAAGCGCTACAGCCGCTGGATCATCGGTGTCGCCGTCGTCATCGTGCTCGGCACGGCCGGCCATCGTCTCTGGACCCATTGGGATTCGACCCAGGCGTCGGATGCCGGCGACAAGTTCCTGGCGGCGCTTACTCTGGCCGACCAGGGCAAGCGCGACGAGGCGGAAGCCGCACTTCAGGCGCTGGAGCAGGAGGGCTACGGCGCCTATGGCGTGCTCGCCCGTTTCCGTGGCGCCTCGGTTTTGGCCGAAAAGGGCGATCCGGCCGGCGCCATTGCCTCTTTCAAGACGATCGGCGACGATGCCTCGATCCCGGATGCCGTGCGCAATACGGCGAAGATCCGCGCTGCCTGGCTGCTCGTCGATACCGGCACCTACCAGGATGTCTCGGCGCTCGTCGAGTCGATGGCAACGCCGACCAATGCCATGCGCCACGCCGCCCGCGAAGCGCTGGGTCTCGCCGCCTACAAGGCCGGCGACATGGTCCGCGCCCGCGAATGGTTCGAACAGATCAGTGAAGATGCGGAAACCCCGCGCAATGTCGCCAACCGCGCCCAGATGCTGCTCGACAACATCAAGGCGTCGGGCAAGGCGCCGTAA
- a CDS encoding 3-hydroxybutyrate dehydrogenase — translation MKRTVVITGSTSGIGLGIARAFAAEGANVVINGFGDAAEIEKARKSLEAHGGKALYHGGDMTKPAEIADLIATAEKTFGGVDVLVNNAGIQHVSPVEDFPIEKWDQIIAINLTSSFHTVRAVVPGMKAKKKGRIINIASAHGLVASPYKSAYVAAKHGILGLTKSVALEVAEFGITINAICPGYVLTPLVEKQIPDTAKARGITEEQVKTEVMLRLQATKEFVSIDEVAQTAIFLASEAARQITGTSISIDGGWTAQ, via the coding sequence ATGAAAAGAACTGTTGTCATCACCGGCTCCACCAGTGGAATCGGCCTTGGAATCGCCCGTGCCTTTGCCGCTGAAGGGGCGAATGTCGTCATCAACGGCTTCGGCGATGCCGCCGAAATCGAGAAGGCGCGCAAGTCTCTGGAAGCGCATGGCGGCAAGGCGCTCTATCACGGCGGCGACATGACCAAGCCGGCCGAGATCGCCGACCTGATCGCCACAGCCGAGAAAACCTTCGGCGGTGTCGATGTGCTCGTCAACAATGCCGGCATTCAGCACGTCTCCCCGGTCGAGGATTTCCCGATCGAGAAATGGGACCAGATCATCGCGATCAACCTGACCAGTTCCTTCCACACCGTGCGTGCGGTGGTCCCCGGCATGAAGGCGAAGAAAAAAGGCCGCATCATCAACATCGCCTCGGCCCACGGCCTCGTCGCCTCGCCCTACAAGTCCGCTTATGTGGCAGCAAAGCACGGGATTCTCGGTCTGACCAAGTCGGTCGCGCTCGAAGTCGCCGAGTTCGGTATCACCATCAATGCGATCTGCCCGGGTTACGTGCTGACCCCGCTTGTGGAAAAGCAGATCCCCGATACGGCCAAGGCCCGCGGCATCACCGAAGAACAGGTGAAGACCGAGGTGATGCTGCGCCTGCAGGCAACCAAGGAATTCGTATCGATTGACGAGGTCGCTCAGACCGCGATCTTCCTCGCGAGCGAAGCTGCCCGCCAGATCACCGGCACCTCGATCTCCATCGATGGTGGCTGGACCGCACAATAG
- the xdhB gene encoding xanthine dehydrogenase molybdopterin binding subunit, which translates to MDKATYETTKYIKGPMHQSLRHDSAHKHVAGSAEYIDDIPEPAGLLHGALGMADRAHAEILSIDLSAVKAYPGVVCVLTVDDITGVNDVSSGGRHDEPLIATDKIEFHGQTIFAVIAETRDAARKAARLAKVEYRDLPFWTDIDGALGNGSPLVTPGMTLKRGTPETELDKAKHRIQSSMRIGGQEHFYLESHIALAIPGEDDDVTVWSSTQHPSEIQHIVGHVLDIPSNAITVNTRRMGGGFGGKETQGNQFAALAALAAKKLKRAVKFRPDRDEDMGVTGKRHDFKMDFDVSFDDSGRIHAIEANFAARCGYSSDLSGPVTDRALFHADSSYFYPHVKLTSQPLKTHTVSNTAYRGFGGPQGMLGAERVIEEIAYALGKDPLEVRKANFYGEKGSGRDVTPYHQQVEDNIILKVVEELETSCDYQARRQAILEFNRTSPVIKKGIALTPVKFGISFTMTAFNQAGALVHIYQDGSIHLNHGGTEMGQGLYTKVAQVVADCFQVDVDTVKITATTTAKVPNTSATAASSGSDLNGMAAWDAARQIKERLIAFAAEKYAVPASEVEFLPNQVRVGGEIFSFGDFVKQAYFGRVQLSAAGFYKTPKIHWDRAAGRGTPFYYYAYGAACTEVSIDTLTGEYLMERTDILHDVGKSLNPVIDIGQIEGGFVQGMGWLTTEELWWDGKGRLRTHAPSTYKIPLASDRPKIFNTRLVPWSENTEPTIGRSKAVGEPPFMLAISVLEALSMAVASVADYRVCPRLDAPATPERVLMAVERLKRA; encoded by the coding sequence ATGGATAAGGCGACCTACGAGACGACGAAGTACATCAAGGGGCCGATGCACCAGTCGCTCCGGCATGATTCAGCGCACAAGCATGTCGCCGGAAGTGCCGAATATATTGACGATATTCCAGAACCCGCAGGCCTCCTGCATGGTGCGCTTGGCATGGCGGACCGCGCCCATGCGGAGATCCTGTCGATCGATCTTTCGGCGGTGAAGGCCTATCCCGGCGTCGTCTGCGTGCTGACGGTCGACGACATCACCGGCGTCAACGACGTCTCCTCTGGCGGCCGCCACGACGAGCCGCTGATCGCGACCGACAAAATCGAATTCCACGGCCAGACTATCTTCGCCGTCATTGCCGAAACCCGCGACGCAGCCCGAAAGGCCGCCCGTCTCGCCAAGGTCGAGTACCGCGACCTGCCCTTCTGGACCGATATCGACGGCGCGTTGGGAAATGGCAGTCCGCTCGTCACGCCGGGCATGACCCTGAAGCGCGGCACACCGGAGACCGAACTCGACAAGGCCAAACACCGCATCCAGAGTTCGATGCGCATCGGCGGCCAGGAACACTTTTATCTCGAAAGCCATATCGCTCTTGCCATCCCCGGCGAGGACGACGATGTCACCGTATGGTCCTCGACACAGCATCCGTCGGAGATCCAGCACATCGTCGGTCATGTGCTCGACATCCCCTCCAACGCCATCACCGTCAACACGCGGCGCATGGGCGGCGGCTTCGGCGGCAAGGAGACGCAAGGCAACCAGTTCGCGGCACTCGCCGCACTCGCCGCCAAGAAGCTGAAGCGCGCCGTCAAATTCCGCCCCGACCGCGACGAGGACATGGGCGTCACCGGCAAGCGCCACGACTTCAAGATGGATTTCGACGTCTCCTTCGACGATAGCGGAAGGATCCATGCGATCGAAGCCAATTTCGCCGCCCGCTGCGGCTATTCCTCCGACCTCTCCGGCCCGGTCACCGACCGCGCCCTCTTCCATGCAGACTCAAGCTATTTCTATCCGCATGTGAAACTGACCTCGCAGCCGCTGAAAACCCACACCGTTTCCAACACCGCCTATCGCGGCTTCGGCGGGCCGCAGGGCATGCTTGGGGCAGAGCGGGTGATCGAGGAGATCGCTTATGCGTTGGGCAAGGACCCGCTCGAGGTCCGCAAGGCCAATTTCTACGGCGAGAAGGGCTCCGGCCGAGACGTGACCCCCTACCACCAGCAGGTGGAAGACAACATCATCCTCAAGGTCGTGGAGGAGCTGGAAACCTCCTGCGACTACCAGGCCCGCCGCCAGGCGATCCTGGAGTTCAACCGGACCAGCCCCGTCATCAAGAAGGGCATCGCGCTCACACCGGTGAAATTCGGCATCTCCTTCACCATGACCGCCTTCAACCAGGCGGGCGCGCTCGTCCATATCTATCAGGACGGCTCGATCCATCTGAACCATGGCGGCACCGAAATGGGCCAGGGCCTCTACACCAAGGTCGCCCAGGTCGTTGCCGATTGCTTCCAGGTCGATGTCGACACGGTGAAGATTACCGCAACGACCACGGCCAAGGTGCCGAACACCTCGGCCACCGCCGCCTCTTCCGGCTCGGATCTGAACGGCATGGCAGCATGGGACGCCGCCCGGCAGATCAAGGAACGGCTGATCGCGTTCGCAGCCGAGAAGTATGCGGTCCCGGCCTCGGAGGTCGAGTTCTTGCCCAACCAGGTCCGCGTCGGCGGTGAGATCTTCTCCTTCGGCGACTTCGTCAAACAGGCCTATTTCGGCCGCGTCCAGTTGTCTGCCGCCGGCTTCTACAAGACACCGAAGATCCACTGGGACCGGGCTGCCGGTCGAGGCACACCCTTCTACTACTACGCTTACGGCGCCGCCTGCACGGAAGTCTCGATCGACACGCTGACGGGCGAATATCTGATGGAGCGCACCGACATTCTGCATGATGTCGGCAAGTCGCTCAATCCGGTCATCGACATAGGCCAGATCGAAGGCGGCTTCGTCCAGGGCATGGGCTGGCTGACGACGGAAGAACTCTGGTGGGACGGCAAGGGGCGCCTGCGCACCCACGCCCCCTCGACCTACAAGATCCCGCTCGCTTCGGACCGGCCAAAGATCTTCAACACACGGCTCGTGCCCTGGTCTGAGAATACCGAGCCCACCATCGGCCGCTCCAAGGCCGTCGGTGAACCGCCGTTCATGCTGGCGATCTCGGTGCTGGAGGCGCTGTCGATGGCGGTGGCTTCGGTTGCCGATTACCGTGTTTGCCCAAGGCTTGATGCGCCGGCGACGCCGGAGCGCGTGCTGATGGCGGTGGAGAGGTTGAAGCGGGCCTAG
- a CDS encoding LLM class flavin-dependent oxidoreductase, whose amino-acid sequence MELGLYTFADVDPNVANKGADAKRRVDELLAEIRLADEVGLDVFGLGEHHRPDYMASSPATILAAAAVQTKNIRLTSAVSVLSSDDPVRVFQQYATVDLLSNGRTEMMVGRGSFIESFPLFGYDLEDYDLLFAEKLQLLMEIRENEVVSWEGQTRKPIQGRGVYPRPLQDLLPLWIAIGGTPQSAARAGYLGLPLALAIIGGEPHRFAPFFDLYRQSAAKAGVDPALLKTSINVHGFIHDTTQSAADIFYAPQAVVMDRIGRERGWGPTNRAQFDASRGPRGALFVGDPEAVAEKIVAMHGIFKNDRFLMQMAIGPMPHVEIMRGIELYGTKVAPLVRQALTEKASAA is encoded by the coding sequence ATGGAACTCGGACTTTACACATTTGCCGATGTCGACCCGAATGTCGCGAACAAGGGGGCCGATGCCAAGCGCCGTGTCGACGAACTCCTGGCGGAAATCCGGCTGGCGGACGAGGTTGGGCTCGATGTCTTCGGTCTCGGCGAACATCACCGCCCTGACTATATGGCGTCCTCGCCGGCGACCATTCTTGCCGCTGCGGCCGTGCAGACCAAGAACATCCGGCTGACCAGCGCGGTCTCGGTGCTCTCCTCTGATGATCCGGTGCGTGTCTTCCAGCAATATGCGACGGTCGATCTGCTCTCCAACGGCCGCACCGAGATGATGGTCGGTCGCGGGTCCTTCATCGAGAGCTTTCCGCTCTTCGGTTACGACCTGGAAGACTACGACCTGCTGTTTGCCGAAAAGCTGCAGCTGTTGATGGAGATCCGCGAAAACGAGGTGGTGAGCTGGGAAGGTCAGACCCGCAAACCCATCCAGGGTCGCGGCGTGTATCCGCGTCCGCTGCAGGATCTGCTGCCGCTGTGGATCGCGATCGGCGGCACGCCCCAGTCGGCAGCGCGCGCAGGTTATCTCGGCCTACCGCTGGCGCTTGCCATTATCGGCGGTGAACCACATCGCTTTGCGCCGTTCTTCGATCTCTATCGTCAGAGTGCGGCCAAGGCCGGTGTTGATCCCGCGCTGCTGAAGACGAGCATCAACGTGCATGGCTTCATCCATGACACGACGCAGTCGGCGGCCGACATCTTCTACGCGCCGCAGGCGGTGGTGATGGACCGGATAGGCCGTGAGCGTGGATGGGGCCCGACCAACCGGGCGCAGTTCGATGCCTCGCGCGGTCCGCGCGGTGCGCTCTTCGTCGGAGATCCGGAAGCCGTGGCCGAAAAGATCGTCGCCATGCACGGCATCTTCAAGAACGATCGCTTCCTGATGCAGATGGCGATCGGCCCGATGCCGCATGTCGAGATCATGCGCGGGATCGAGCTCTACGGCACGAAAGTAGCTCCCCTGGTGCGCCAGGCATTGACGGAGAAGGCGTCGGCTGCGTAA
- the sbmA gene encoding peptide antibiotic transporter SbmA, with amino-acid sequence MFHSFFPQPKLFFTSAALWTLVCIIVWYTVGPQIGAAIGLPPLAEGQQPPVGLAFFFTPDNLWFYLYFTIFVLIFGVAWQLIAKDHPWTNWSIWGSAFIIFIAYFSVQISVAVNNWRGPFFDLFQQALNGDGTVTAGQLYELQLRFLEIGMVGVTLSVFTAFFTNHYVFRWRNAMNDFYLSKWDKLRHIEGASQRVQEDTMRFANILEGLGVALINSVMTLVVFLPILFRMSENVSELPIIGAVPHALFWLAIFWSAFGTILLMVAGIKLPGLQFRNQRVEAAFRKELVYGEDNAERAEPITMRELFSNVRRNYFRMYWHYTYFNVARYTYGQLDAIFLTFILIPTIVAGKITMGLWQQIATAFGQVTDSFQYLVSYWSTIIELLSIHKRLKAFEAAIEGDPLPAIDQRYLEREAAEGEIAADRPY; translated from the coding sequence GTGTTTCACTCCTTCTTTCCTCAGCCCAAACTGTTCTTCACGTCGGCTGCGCTCTGGACCCTCGTCTGCATCATCGTTTGGTATACGGTCGGACCGCAGATCGGTGCCGCGATCGGTCTTCCGCCGCTTGCAGAGGGGCAGCAGCCGCCGGTCGGTCTCGCCTTCTTCTTCACGCCAGACAATCTCTGGTTCTATCTGTATTTCACCATATTCGTGCTGATTTTCGGGGTCGCCTGGCAGTTGATTGCAAAAGATCATCCCTGGACCAACTGGTCGATCTGGGGCTCGGCCTTCATCATCTTCATCGCTTATTTCAGCGTGCAGATCTCGGTCGCGGTCAACAACTGGCGCGGTCCCTTTTTCGACCTCTTCCAGCAGGCGCTGAACGGCGACGGCACGGTGACGGCCGGCCAGCTCTATGAGTTGCAACTGCGGTTCCTGGAAATCGGTATGGTCGGCGTGACGCTTTCGGTCTTCACCGCCTTCTTCACCAACCACTATGTCTTCCGCTGGCGCAATGCGATGAATGACTTCTACCTGTCGAAGTGGGACAAGCTGCGTCACATCGAGGGTGCCTCGCAGCGTGTCCAGGAAGACACGATGCGTTTTGCCAACATCCTGGAAGGACTGGGCGTTGCCTTGATCAATTCGGTCATGACGCTGGTCGTCTTCCTGCCGATCCTCTTCCGCATGTCGGAGAATGTCAGCGAGTTGCCGATCATTGGCGCGGTGCCGCATGCGCTGTTCTGGCTGGCGATCTTCTGGTCTGCCTTCGGCACGATCCTGCTGATGGTTGCCGGCATCAAGCTGCCGGGCCTGCAGTTCCGAAATCAGCGCGTCGAGGCTGCTTTCCGTAAGGAACTCGTCTATGGCGAGGATAATGCCGAGCGGGCCGAGCCCATCACGATGCGCGAGCTTTTCAGCAATGTCCGCCGCAACTATTTCCGGATGTACTGGCACTACACCTATTTCAATGTCGCGCGTTACACCTATGGCCAGCTCGACGCGATCTTCCTGACCTTCATCCTGATCCCGACGATCGTTGCCGGAAAGATCACCATGGGCCTGTGGCAGCAGATCGCCACCGCCTTCGGCCAGGTGACGGACAGCTTCCAGTATCTTGTGAGCTACTGGTCAACGATCATTGAACTGCTCTCGATCCACAAGCGTCTGAAGGCGTTCGAGGCAGCGATCGAAGGCGATCCGCTGCCGGCAATCGACCAGCGCTACCTCGAGCGTGAGGCGGCAGAGGGCGAGATTGCCGCAGATCGGCCTTACTGA